In the Planctomycetia bacterium genome, GTTTGCTTCCGGTTTCGCTGCGACTTCGTAAGTCATGAGGCACGCTCCGCCTGCTCGAGCTCTTCGACATCTTGCACCAGCGAACGGAGGAACGGCTCGACGTCGGTCACCAGCCCGACCGTCTGAAACGAGCCCCGATCGTTGAGCTTGATCACGGTCGAAGGGTTGATATCGACGCAAACCACTTTGACCCACGCGGGCAGCAGGTTGCCTACCGCCACGGAATGCAGCGTCGTCGCGATCATCAAGCAGAACGTTACGTCGCGCACCCGCTCGCGCATTTCGCGCTGGGCTACGAGCGTGTCGGTGATCACGTCCGGCAGCGGTCCATCGTCGCGAATGCTGCCGGCGAGCAGAAACTCGACGTCGTGCTTGACGCATTCGTACATGATACCCGACTTCAACACTCCCTGCTCAACCGCCGGCCGGATGCCGCCGATGCGCCGCAATCGATTGATCGCGCGCAGATGGTGTTCGTGCCCTGCTTCCACGCTATGCCCTTCATCGAGCCGCACTCCGAGACTCGTGCCGAACAGCGACTGCTCGATATCGTGCGTCGCCAGCGCATTGCCGGCGAAAAGCTTGTCGATATAGCCGGCTCGAATCAAACGGCAAAGATGCTCACCGCTGCCGGTATGCACGATCGCAGGCCCGCCGACGATCAGCGTCTTACCGCCGCGGCGCTTGGTGCGTACGAGCTCTTGTGCGATCGCGCGAATGGCCGTTCCTTTCGGCTTTTCCGTCGAGACGCTCGAGTTCATAAACTCGAATGCATGCGCATCGGTCGCTTCGCGCTGCTCGGGCAACACGCGCACTCCGGCATGGCCGCACACGATCTCATCGCCGAGGCGCACATCAGTCATCGCCACGCAGCGCGCTTGGCCGGTGCTCCGGTCGAGCAAGATGCCGCAATCCATCTCCTGCAAATCGACCGCTTGCCAATGATGGTCGCGGCGAATCTCCGTCCGTTGGTTCGTCGTGCTGTAGAAGCCCTCGGGAAAGGCCCCTGCGACATCGGCCGCGACCGAGCGGCAATCTTGCAACGTCGTCGGCACGGCGCCATGGTCGGCGATGACGGCCAAGATCTCTTGCAGCGCCGCTTCCGATTTCGCTTGCACCTCGACGAGCGCATAGCTCGCGTCGGTGCGAGCCTGGCCGATCGTGATCTTCTTCAGACGAAACGAACCGCCGGAGCTCGTAATCAAATCGAGGATCTTCGGCAGGATCAAACTATCGATGATATGCCCACGGACCTCGATCTCTTCGATCGCCGCGCCGCCGACAGCGGCTTGAGAACCACTCTGCACGGCGTGAGAAGTCTTGCGATCAACCGATGTTTCGGGATTCGACGCCTGGGTTCGACTCATCATGGCCGGGTCCGTTCGTCGCTGGAGAAGCTCGAAAGTAGAGGGTAGCAGCCGAATTTTAGCCTTTTCCTGTCTGACAGGTCGCATTACGGCGCGGCGGCCGACAAAGCTCGGTGCTGCAAATCCCTACGCCGTCACGACTTCACAGCGATGCCGCCCCCCCCTATAATCAACGCTTCAAACACTCTGAGGACGCTTGGCCGAAGGAACGCCGTTCCCGCCGGCCGCGTCTGGATAAAACCGCTGGAATGGATACGCATGAGCGATCAGGAAAAGAAGTTGAGCCGTTGGGACACGCTCGCCAAGGAATTAGGCGCCGACGATAAGCCGCTCCCCGCGCGTGCGGCGCCGAAATCGGAAGCTCCCCCCGCGGCGACTCCGAAGCCGGCTCCTCCCATAGCGGCGCCCCCTGCCGCGCCGTTGGAGAAACCGCGCCGCAGCGGTTGGGACGACCTCACCTCCTGGCTCGGCATCGGCGGAGCCGCGAAGAAGGCCCGCGCCGAACAAGCAGCGCCCCCCCCTA is a window encoding:
- a CDS encoding TIGR00300 family protein; the protein is MSRTQASNPETSVDRKTSHAVQSGSQAAVGGAAIEEIEVRGHIIDSLILPKILDLITSSGGSFRLKKITIGQARTDASYALVEVQAKSEAALQEILAVIADHGAVPTTLQDCRSVAADVAGAFPEGFYSTTNQRTEIRRDHHWQAVDLQEMDCGILLDRSTGQARCVAMTDVRLGDEIVCGHAGVRVLPEQREATDAHAFEFMNSSVSTEKPKGTAIRAIAQELVRTKRRGGKTLIVGGPAIVHTGSGEHLCRLIRAGYIDKLFAGNALATHDIEQSLFGTSLGVRLDEGHSVEAGHEHHLRAINRLRRIGGIRPAVEQGVLKSGIMYECVKHDVEFLLAGSIRDDGPLPDVITDTLVAQREMRERVRDVTFCLMIATTLHSVAVGNLLPAWVKVVCVDINPSTVIKLNDRGSFQTVGLVTDVEPFLRSLVQDVEELEQAERAS